In Glandiceps talaboti chromosome 4, keGlaTala1.1, whole genome shotgun sequence, a single window of DNA contains:
- the LOC144433784 gene encoding transcriptional repressor NF-X1-like isoform X2 — MNRQWNDQSMSTQPLYNTPTYHTNMNIDPSAGYTEYYDPQSGVTWYNTDPYNNPPNTFVNTGYNPYYNNTPQMAGFYPPRHQPRFDQPNYMYGGQQTYMTTGGSGFGDGQNTGANDYRDNFQRPGNQGGRPRQYHGYGGYRQTESQSRRQQGSQQSSQSWRHHGNDRYAGYESGRKNDSHSKVTGNAEGIGNPSENTERKVDQNPTKARSAGRGSSRREYQDRKFPGNQDIDTSRNLQAQRFSSAEDKEHRSSERVEPKSDTLDAISSLLEKQNESKSKTSKGAGENTDRQFENIDHARAMKTVKEQSGRRFNNWSNNKAADGEKYNKNKNSKDLATPWSAKSYHSDGMQSRRRNFMMNRREQTTESQTGSMIESLSNGTYECMVCFDVIRCQVAVWSCQACYTVFHLHCVRKWARSPIATSAVESAEGWRCPACQNVCHKVPSVYRCFCGQVRDPEWHRMQTPHSCAEICRKRRTETSCPHTCNLLCHPGPCPTCPVTVTKSCACGRTKKSVRCGTVSEIHCDLTCGWKLNCEIHSCERICHAEECGQCQVLVNQECYCGRCNRDVLCGDASTICTSVEGTGFYACEQICGRELSCGNHPCQQQCHQGPCQPCQLLPSVATHCPCGQTSISTLLSDGKTRTSCTDPLPTCQQICNKRHSCGSQDDQHLCKSICHTGECDPCSGTSIVKCRCGYMDKEIPCIDIVITAPSQQPTCDKRCNKKRQCGRHRCIQRCCVDEEHKCPLVCNRKLNCGWHKCEEPCHGGNCEQCWQTGFDELTCYCGAEILFPPIPCGTRPPECSRACTRQHDCDHAIQHTCHSEEKCPPCTFLVERQCMGRHEMRRNIPCHIKDITCGKICGNTLTCQQHRCQKICHKEECDDVCNQPCVIARPECGHACSSPCHPGQPCPKHPCKKKISVTCKCGNRKEEGVCQQGGDYVQMAQSFQRLATSQLASKMCDIQSGQSVDIRYLTQVKEGQNPRQLECTEDCAIIERNRRVADALQIQNPDLSSKPGVAYCQFLKEQARKNAEFVSSVEKELGNLVTSVQQSKHKKRSHSFAPGNRDQRRVIHELAEMYGCETQSYDQEPKRNTVATAIKNKSEIPAVTLTNYTQRQLHPKAPPPIPHGGIAVQEVRQTVLTLSKSTESQDVNPKKESPVDYFDMVQ; from the exons ATGAATAGACAATGGAATGACCAGTCTATGAGTACACAACCTCTTTACAACACTCCCACTTACCACACCAACATGAATATTGATCCCAGTGCTGGATACACCGAATACTATGATCCTCAGTCTGGAGTGACCTGGTATAATACAGATCCATACAATAATCCtccaaatacatttgtaaatacagGATATAATCCATACTACAACAACACCCCTCAAATGGCAGGTTTCTATCCACCAAGACACCAACCAAGATTTGACCAGCCAAACTATATGTATGGAGGGCAGCAAACATATATGACCACAGGGGGAAGTGGTTTTGGTGATGGTCAAAATACTGGTGCTAATGATTATAGAGATAATTTTCAAAGACCTGGTAATCAAGGTGGTAGACCTAGACAATATCATGGCTATGGAGGATATCGACAAACTGAGTCACAGAGTAGGAGACAACAAGGCAGCCAACAGAGTAGCCAATCATGGCGACATCATGGCAATGATAGATACGCTGGTTATGAATCTGGGCGAAAGAATGACTCTCACAGTAAAGTAACAGGCAATGCTGAAGGAATAGGAAACCCATCTGAGAATACAGAACGTAAAGTTGATCAAAACCCAACCAAGGCAAGGTCTGCGGGGCGTGGATCTAGCAGAAGAGAGTATCAAGACAGGAAATTCCCTGGAAATCAAGACATTGACACAAGCAGAAATCTACAGGCACAGAGGTTTTCCTCTGCAGAAGACAAAGAACATAGGTCAAGTGAAAGAGTAGAGCCCAAAAGTGATACACTTGATGCTATTAGTTCATTACTAGAGAAACAGAATGAAAGCAAATCAAAAACATCCAAAGGTGCTGGGGAAAATACTGAtagacaatttgaaaatattgatcaTGCAAGAGCAATGAAGACTGTGAAAGAACAGTCAGGGAGGAGATTTAACAACTGGAGCAATAATAAAGCAGCTGATGGTGAGAAATATAACAAGAATAAAAACTCCAAAGATTTAGCAACACCTTGGTCTGCCAAATCATACCATTCTGATGGGATGCAGAGTAGAAGAAGGAATTTTATGATGAACAGAAGAGAACAAACTACGGAGAGTCAAACAG GTTCCATGATTGAATCTCTAAGCAATGGTACATATGAGTGTATGGTGTGTTTTGATGTCATCAGATGTCAGGTAGCTGTATGGAGTTGTCAGGCATGTTATACAGTCTTCCATTTACATTGTGTCAGAAAATGGGCCAGGTCGCCCATAGCAACCAGTGCAG tGGAAAGTGCAGAGGGCTGGAGGTGCCCAGCTTGTCAAAATGTTTGCCATAAAGTGCCGTCAGTGTACAGGTGTTTTTGTGGTCAAGTTAGAGATCCAGAATGGCATCGGATGCAAACACCTCACAGCTGTGCTGAAATCTGTAGAAAAAGACGAACAGAAACATCATGTCCACACACTTGTAATCT ATTGTGTCATCCAGGACCTTGTCCCACCTGCCCAGTTACTGTTACAAAGAGTTGTGCCTGTGGAAGAACAAA AAAATCAGTACGTTGTGGTACAGTATCTGAAATCCACTGTGATTTGACATGTGGGTGGAAACTAAATTGTGAGATACATAGCTGTGAAAGAATCTGTCATGCTGAAGAGTGTGGACAATGTCAGGTATTGGTAAACCAAG AATGCTATTGTGGACGGTGTAATAGAGATGTTTTATGTGGAGATGCTTCAACCATATGTACATCAGTTGAAGGCACAGGATTTTATGCCTGTGAACAGATTTGTGGcag AGAGTTGTCATGTGGTAATCATCCATGTCAGCAGCAGTGTCACCAAGGTCCCTGTCAGCCATGTCAACTCCTTCCATCTGTTGCAACTCATTGTCCATGTGGTCAGACTTCTATATCAACTCTTCTATCTGACGGTAAAACTAGGACATCCTGCACTGATCCATTACCTACTTGTCAACAGATATGTAACAAACGGCATTCATGTGGTAGTCAAG ATGATCAGCATCTGTGTAAGTCCATATGTCACACTGGCGAGTGTGATCCATGTAGTGGTACATCCATAGTCAAATGTCGATGTGGTTATATGGACAAAGAGATTCCATGCATTGACATCGTAATTACAGCACCATCTCAACAACCAACCTGTGATAAAAGATGCAATAAAAAAAGACAGTGTGGCAGACATCGATGTATTCAAAGATGCTGTGTG GATGAAGAACATAAATGTCCATTGGTGTGTAACAGGAAACTGAACTGTGGCTGGCATAAATGTGAAGAACCATGTCATGGCGGTAACTGTGAACAGTGTTGGCAGACAG GTTTTGATGAGTTAACCTGTTATTGTGGGGCTGAGATTCTATTTCCACCCATTCCGTGTGGGACTAGACCTCCAGAATGTAGTCGTGCATGTACAAGACAACATGACTGTGATCATGCTATACAACACACATGTCATAGTGAAGAGAAATGTCCACCATGTACATTCCTTGTTGAAAGACAATGTATGGGACGACACGAG ATGAGACGTAATATTCCCTGTCATATCAAGGATATCACATGTGGGAAGATTTGTGGGAATACGTTAACCTGCCAACAACATAGATGTCAAAAGATTTGTCATAAG gaaGAGTGTGACGATGTGTGTAATCAGCCATGTGTCATTGCTAGACCAGAGTGTGGACATGCATGTAGTTCACCTTGTCATCCAGGTCAACCTTGTCCTAAACATCCATGTAAGAAAAAA ATTAGTGTTACTTGTAAATGTGGTAATCGAAAAGAAGAAGGTGTTTGTCAGCAGGGTGGTGATTATGTTCAAATGGCGCAGTCTTTTCAGAG ACTGGCAACCTCACAACTGGCAAGTAAGATGTGTGACATTCAGTCAGGTCAGAGTGTAGACATCCGATATTTGACCCAAGTGAAGGAGGGACAAAACCCTAGACA ATTGGAGTGTACTGAAGATTGTGCTATAATTGAGAGAAACag ACGTGTTGCTGACGCCCTACAAATACAGAATCCTGATCTGTCTTCCAAACCTGGAGTTGCATATTGTCAGTTCTTAAAAGAACAAGCCAG GAAAAATGCAGAATTTGTATCTTCTGTGGAGAAAGAATTGGGGAACTTGGTTACATCAGTCCAACAA TCTAAACACAAGAAAAGGAGCCATTCATTTGCCCCGGGGAATAGAGATCAGCGTCGTGTCATCCATGAATTGGCTGAGATGTACGGATGTGAGACTCAAAGTTATGATCAAGAACCAAAGAGAAATACAGTAGCCACAGCTATCAA aaataagtctgagaTTCCAGCAGTGACTTTAACAAACTACACTCAAAGACAGCTTCATCCTAAAGCACCACCACCCATACCACATGGTGGTATTGCAGTCCAGGAAGTGAG GCAAACTGTATTGACATTAAGTAAAAGCACAgagtcacaagatgtaaacccCAAGAAGGAATCACCAGTAGATTACTTTGATATGGTGCAGTAA
- the LOC144433784 gene encoding transcriptional repressor NF-X1-like isoform X1, which translates to MSNEDSNHAMNRQWNDQSMSTQPLYNTPTYHTNMNIDPSAGYTEYYDPQSGVTWYNTDPYNNPPNTFVNTGYNPYYNNTPQMAGFYPPRHQPRFDQPNYMYGGQQTYMTTGGSGFGDGQNTGANDYRDNFQRPGNQGGRPRQYHGYGGYRQTESQSRRQQGSQQSSQSWRHHGNDRYAGYESGRKNDSHSKVTGNAEGIGNPSENTERKVDQNPTKARSAGRGSSRREYQDRKFPGNQDIDTSRNLQAQRFSSAEDKEHRSSERVEPKSDTLDAISSLLEKQNESKSKTSKGAGENTDRQFENIDHARAMKTVKEQSGRRFNNWSNNKAADGEKYNKNKNSKDLATPWSAKSYHSDGMQSRRRNFMMNRREQTTESQTGSMIESLSNGTYECMVCFDVIRCQVAVWSCQACYTVFHLHCVRKWARSPIATSAVESAEGWRCPACQNVCHKVPSVYRCFCGQVRDPEWHRMQTPHSCAEICRKRRTETSCPHTCNLLCHPGPCPTCPVTVTKSCACGRTKKSVRCGTVSEIHCDLTCGWKLNCEIHSCERICHAEECGQCQVLVNQECYCGRCNRDVLCGDASTICTSVEGTGFYACEQICGRELSCGNHPCQQQCHQGPCQPCQLLPSVATHCPCGQTSISTLLSDGKTRTSCTDPLPTCQQICNKRHSCGSQDDQHLCKSICHTGECDPCSGTSIVKCRCGYMDKEIPCIDIVITAPSQQPTCDKRCNKKRQCGRHRCIQRCCVDEEHKCPLVCNRKLNCGWHKCEEPCHGGNCEQCWQTGFDELTCYCGAEILFPPIPCGTRPPECSRACTRQHDCDHAIQHTCHSEEKCPPCTFLVERQCMGRHEMRRNIPCHIKDITCGKICGNTLTCQQHRCQKICHKEECDDVCNQPCVIARPECGHACSSPCHPGQPCPKHPCKKKISVTCKCGNRKEEGVCQQGGDYVQMAQSFQRLATSQLASKMCDIQSGQSVDIRYLTQVKEGQNPRQLECTEDCAIIERNRRVADALQIQNPDLSSKPGVAYCQFLKEQARKNAEFVSSVEKELGNLVTSVQQSKHKKRSHSFAPGNRDQRRVIHELAEMYGCETQSYDQEPKRNTVATAIKNKSEIPAVTLTNYTQRQLHPKAPPPIPHGGIAVQEVRQTVLTLSKSTESQDVNPKKESPVDYFDMVQ; encoded by the exons ATGTCCAACGAAG ATAGCAATCATGCTATGAATAGACAATGGAATGACCAGTCTATGAGTACACAACCTCTTTACAACACTCCCACTTACCACACCAACATGAATATTGATCCCAGTGCTGGATACACCGAATACTATGATCCTCAGTCTGGAGTGACCTGGTATAATACAGATCCATACAATAATCCtccaaatacatttgtaaatacagGATATAATCCATACTACAACAACACCCCTCAAATGGCAGGTTTCTATCCACCAAGACACCAACCAAGATTTGACCAGCCAAACTATATGTATGGAGGGCAGCAAACATATATGACCACAGGGGGAAGTGGTTTTGGTGATGGTCAAAATACTGGTGCTAATGATTATAGAGATAATTTTCAAAGACCTGGTAATCAAGGTGGTAGACCTAGACAATATCATGGCTATGGAGGATATCGACAAACTGAGTCACAGAGTAGGAGACAACAAGGCAGCCAACAGAGTAGCCAATCATGGCGACATCATGGCAATGATAGATACGCTGGTTATGAATCTGGGCGAAAGAATGACTCTCACAGTAAAGTAACAGGCAATGCTGAAGGAATAGGAAACCCATCTGAGAATACAGAACGTAAAGTTGATCAAAACCCAACCAAGGCAAGGTCTGCGGGGCGTGGATCTAGCAGAAGAGAGTATCAAGACAGGAAATTCCCTGGAAATCAAGACATTGACACAAGCAGAAATCTACAGGCACAGAGGTTTTCCTCTGCAGAAGACAAAGAACATAGGTCAAGTGAAAGAGTAGAGCCCAAAAGTGATACACTTGATGCTATTAGTTCATTACTAGAGAAACAGAATGAAAGCAAATCAAAAACATCCAAAGGTGCTGGGGAAAATACTGAtagacaatttgaaaatattgatcaTGCAAGAGCAATGAAGACTGTGAAAGAACAGTCAGGGAGGAGATTTAACAACTGGAGCAATAATAAAGCAGCTGATGGTGAGAAATATAACAAGAATAAAAACTCCAAAGATTTAGCAACACCTTGGTCTGCCAAATCATACCATTCTGATGGGATGCAGAGTAGAAGAAGGAATTTTATGATGAACAGAAGAGAACAAACTACGGAGAGTCAAACAG GTTCCATGATTGAATCTCTAAGCAATGGTACATATGAGTGTATGGTGTGTTTTGATGTCATCAGATGTCAGGTAGCTGTATGGAGTTGTCAGGCATGTTATACAGTCTTCCATTTACATTGTGTCAGAAAATGGGCCAGGTCGCCCATAGCAACCAGTGCAG tGGAAAGTGCAGAGGGCTGGAGGTGCCCAGCTTGTCAAAATGTTTGCCATAAAGTGCCGTCAGTGTACAGGTGTTTTTGTGGTCAAGTTAGAGATCCAGAATGGCATCGGATGCAAACACCTCACAGCTGTGCTGAAATCTGTAGAAAAAGACGAACAGAAACATCATGTCCACACACTTGTAATCT ATTGTGTCATCCAGGACCTTGTCCCACCTGCCCAGTTACTGTTACAAAGAGTTGTGCCTGTGGAAGAACAAA AAAATCAGTACGTTGTGGTACAGTATCTGAAATCCACTGTGATTTGACATGTGGGTGGAAACTAAATTGTGAGATACATAGCTGTGAAAGAATCTGTCATGCTGAAGAGTGTGGACAATGTCAGGTATTGGTAAACCAAG AATGCTATTGTGGACGGTGTAATAGAGATGTTTTATGTGGAGATGCTTCAACCATATGTACATCAGTTGAAGGCACAGGATTTTATGCCTGTGAACAGATTTGTGGcag AGAGTTGTCATGTGGTAATCATCCATGTCAGCAGCAGTGTCACCAAGGTCCCTGTCAGCCATGTCAACTCCTTCCATCTGTTGCAACTCATTGTCCATGTGGTCAGACTTCTATATCAACTCTTCTATCTGACGGTAAAACTAGGACATCCTGCACTGATCCATTACCTACTTGTCAACAGATATGTAACAAACGGCATTCATGTGGTAGTCAAG ATGATCAGCATCTGTGTAAGTCCATATGTCACACTGGCGAGTGTGATCCATGTAGTGGTACATCCATAGTCAAATGTCGATGTGGTTATATGGACAAAGAGATTCCATGCATTGACATCGTAATTACAGCACCATCTCAACAACCAACCTGTGATAAAAGATGCAATAAAAAAAGACAGTGTGGCAGACATCGATGTATTCAAAGATGCTGTGTG GATGAAGAACATAAATGTCCATTGGTGTGTAACAGGAAACTGAACTGTGGCTGGCATAAATGTGAAGAACCATGTCATGGCGGTAACTGTGAACAGTGTTGGCAGACAG GTTTTGATGAGTTAACCTGTTATTGTGGGGCTGAGATTCTATTTCCACCCATTCCGTGTGGGACTAGACCTCCAGAATGTAGTCGTGCATGTACAAGACAACATGACTGTGATCATGCTATACAACACACATGTCATAGTGAAGAGAAATGTCCACCATGTACATTCCTTGTTGAAAGACAATGTATGGGACGACACGAG ATGAGACGTAATATTCCCTGTCATATCAAGGATATCACATGTGGGAAGATTTGTGGGAATACGTTAACCTGCCAACAACATAGATGTCAAAAGATTTGTCATAAG gaaGAGTGTGACGATGTGTGTAATCAGCCATGTGTCATTGCTAGACCAGAGTGTGGACATGCATGTAGTTCACCTTGTCATCCAGGTCAACCTTGTCCTAAACATCCATGTAAGAAAAAA ATTAGTGTTACTTGTAAATGTGGTAATCGAAAAGAAGAAGGTGTTTGTCAGCAGGGTGGTGATTATGTTCAAATGGCGCAGTCTTTTCAGAG ACTGGCAACCTCACAACTGGCAAGTAAGATGTGTGACATTCAGTCAGGTCAGAGTGTAGACATCCGATATTTGACCCAAGTGAAGGAGGGACAAAACCCTAGACA ATTGGAGTGTACTGAAGATTGTGCTATAATTGAGAGAAACag ACGTGTTGCTGACGCCCTACAAATACAGAATCCTGATCTGTCTTCCAAACCTGGAGTTGCATATTGTCAGTTCTTAAAAGAACAAGCCAG GAAAAATGCAGAATTTGTATCTTCTGTGGAGAAAGAATTGGGGAACTTGGTTACATCAGTCCAACAA TCTAAACACAAGAAAAGGAGCCATTCATTTGCCCCGGGGAATAGAGATCAGCGTCGTGTCATCCATGAATTGGCTGAGATGTACGGATGTGAGACTCAAAGTTATGATCAAGAACCAAAGAGAAATACAGTAGCCACAGCTATCAA aaataagtctgagaTTCCAGCAGTGACTTTAACAAACTACACTCAAAGACAGCTTCATCCTAAAGCACCACCACCCATACCACATGGTGGTATTGCAGTCCAGGAAGTGAG GCAAACTGTATTGACATTAAGTAAAAGCACAgagtcacaagatgtaaacccCAAGAAGGAATCACCAGTAGATTACTTTGATATGGTGCAGTAA
- the LOC144434473 gene encoding uncharacterized protein LOC144434473 — translation MAMLADGKRRNKWSSDPRNTLWANDSDKFGQRMLQKMGWKPGSGLGAKEHGITDHIRVTKNRDNIGLGANHKTEERWMAHQDEFESLLTDLNQHYGNSKTEDSKTQDDDSPSTTCTDLEQTSKKSKKRVHYMKFTRGKNLSLYSKKDLACIIGKKSNENTPSSSPKREESVSQQSSEEIAERSSPETDQSTSHGIVTVTSTQSLQDYFSAKMEKLKNKQGNFTPQQSREHSGAESDSSENRISFKVEKKDKKKKKKKSKKCDSLDDQVSNSVDVDRESHHDDDKKQENCEVTGKKQKSKKKKRLTHLIETQQEMIVDSKTDNKEEEKDVVEVVRKRKKSKKRKHCDDDDESKELEVVAMVTNTTDKEQVKKKKKQKITESSTDCTEVIPSKKSKKKKKKKQKDIE, via the exons ATGGCGATGCTCGCAGATGGTAAACGACGTAATAAATGGTCCTCAGACCCAAGAAATACACTTTGGGCGAATG ATTCTGATAAGTTCGGACAACGTATGCTGCAAAAGATGGGATGGAAGCCAGGTAGTGGCCTAGGTGCCAAAGAACATGGCATAACAGACCACATCAGAGTTACTAAGAATAGAGATAATATAG GTCTTGGCGCAAATCACAAAACTGAAGAGAGATGGATGGCACATCAAGATGAGTTTGAATCACTGCTTACAGACCTGAACCAACATTATGGAAATAGTAAAACTGAGGACAGTAAAACACAAGATGACGATTCACCATCTACTACCTGTACAGATTTAGAACAAACATCAAAGAAATCTAAGAAAAGGGTGCA tTACATGAAATTTACAAGGGGTAAAAATCTTAGTTTGTACAGTAAAAAGGACTTGGCATGCATTATTGGAAAGAAAAGCAATGAAAATACACCTTCATCCAGTCCAAAACGAGAAGAGAGTGTATCTCAACAATCATCTGAG GAGATAGCTGAACGTAGTTCACCAGAAACAGACCAAAGCACATCACATGGCATTGTTACTGTCACCAGCACACAGAGTCTACAGGACTATTTCTCAGCCAAGATGGAGAAGCTGAAAAACAAGCAAGGGAATTTCACTCCTCAACAGTCTAGAGAACACAGTGGTGCTGAAAGTGATTCTTCAGAAAACAGGATATCATTTAAAGTTGAGAAAAAggacaagaaaaagaaaaagaaaaagagcAAAAAATGTGATAGCCTAGATGATCAAGTTAGTAATagtgtagatgtagacagggaAAGTCATCACGATGATGATAAGAAACAGGAAAACTGTGAAGTAACTGGGAAAAAACAAAAGTCGAAGAAAAAGAAACGTCTCACACATTTGATAGAAACCCAACAAGAAATGATTGTAGATAGCAAAACTGATAACAAAGAAGAGGAAAAAGATGTAGTTGAAGTTGtcagaaagagaaagaaatcaAAGAAAAGGAAACactgtgatgatgatgatgaatctAAGGAGTTGGAGGTTGTGGCCATGGTAACCAATACTACAGACAAGGAGCAggtgaagaaaaagaaaaagcagAAAATTACAGAATCTTCAACTGACTGTACTGAGGTCATTCCAagtaaaaaatcaaaaaagaaaaagaagaagaaacagAAGGATATAGAATAA